The proteins below are encoded in one region of Alistipes indistinctus YIT 12060:
- a CDS encoding DUF1015 domain-containing protein: MVRIKPFRGIRPPAEHAAEVASRPYDVLNSAEAQQEATEKSLLHIIKPEIDFSPIADEHSDEVYARAVENFRAWREKGWLVQDDTEKYYVYAQTMDGRTQYGLVAACHFDDYLQGKIKKHELTRPDKEEDRMVHVRNQNANIEPVFFSYPAVREMDLIIEGVVAGNEPVYDFVASDGFGHKFWVIDDPEVQQRITKIFAGIPALYVADGHHRTAAAARVGQEKMKQNATHTGDEEYCFFLAVIFPDNQLKIIDYNRVVKDLNGLASSQLIAALGEHFTVEKKGREIYTPDRLHNFAMYLDGEWYSLTAKEGTYNDNDPIGVLDVTILSDLVLDRLLGIKDLRTDKRIDFVGGIRGLGELQRRVDSGEMQVAFALYPVSMKQLIDIADSGNIMPPKTTWFEPKLRSGLVIHSLE; encoded by the coding sequence ATGGTCAGAATAAAACCTTTCCGGGGGATCCGTCCCCCTGCCGAGCATGCCGCCGAGGTGGCATCGCGTCCCTACGACGTGTTGAACTCGGCCGAAGCGCAGCAGGAGGCTACCGAAAAGTCGCTGCTGCATATTATCAAACCCGAAATCGACTTTTCGCCGATCGCGGACGAGCATTCCGACGAAGTGTATGCCCGTGCCGTGGAAAACTTCCGGGCGTGGCGCGAAAAAGGATGGCTCGTGCAGGACGATACGGAAAAATATTATGTTTATGCCCAGACGATGGACGGCCGGACGCAGTACGGACTGGTGGCGGCCTGTCATTTCGACGATTATCTGCAGGGTAAAATCAAAAAGCACGAACTGACACGCCCGGACAAGGAAGAGGACCGGATGGTGCATGTCCGCAATCAGAATGCGAATATCGAGCCGGTGTTTTTCTCCTACCCTGCCGTCCGGGAGATGGATCTGATTATCGAGGGCGTCGTGGCCGGGAATGAACCGGTGTACGATTTTGTGGCGTCCGATGGTTTCGGCCACAAGTTCTGGGTGATCGACGATCCCGAGGTGCAGCAGCGGATCACGAAGATTTTTGCCGGAATCCCGGCGCTTTATGTGGCGGACGGACACCATCGTACCGCCGCCGCTGCACGGGTCGGGCAGGAGAAAATGAAGCAAAACGCCACCCATACCGGCGATGAAGAGTACTGTTTCTTCCTGGCTGTTATTTTCCCCGATAACCAGTTGAAGATTATCGACTACAACCGGGTCGTTAAGGATCTGAACGGTCTCGCGTCTTCGCAGCTGATTGCAGCGCTCGGTGAGCATTTCACCGTCGAAAAGAAAGGCAGGGAGATTTACACTCCCGACCGGTTGCACAATTTCGCTATGTATCTTGACGGCGAATGGTACAGTTTGACCGCCAAGGAAGGTACGTATAACGACAACGATCCGATCGGCGTGCTCGATGTGACGATCCTGTCCGATTTGGTGCTCGATAGGCTTCTCGGCATCAAAGATCTGCGCACTGACAAGCGGATCGATTTTGTCGGGGGAATCCGGGGGCTGGGCGAATTGCAGCGTCGCGTGGACAGCGGAGAAATGCAGGTTGCCTTTGCTCTCTATCCCGTATCCATGAAACAATTGATCGACATCGCCGATTCGGGGAATATCATGCCTCCGAAGACCACATGGTTTGAACCGAAGTTGCGTTCGGGCCTCGTGATTCACAGTCTCGAATAA
- a CDS encoding 4Fe-4S dicluster domain-containing protein produces the protein MAKIKGTVVIDKERCKGCNLCVVACPVQVLALAGEVNGKGYNYSQMVRPDDCIGCASCAIVCPDSCIAVYRQKFEE, from the coding sequence ATGGCTAAAATTAAAGGCACGGTCGTGATCGACAAAGAGCGATGCAAAGGATGCAATCTCTGCGTGGTGGCTTGTCCCGTGCAGGTGCTGGCGTTGGCCGGCGAGGTCAACGGCAAAGGGTACAACTATTCGCAGATGGTCCGTCCAGACGATTGTATCGGATGTGCGAGTTGTGCGATCGTATGTCCCGACAGCTGTATCGCCGTGTACCGCCAGAAATTCGAGGAGTAG